Part of the Salmo trutta chromosome 5, fSalTru1.1, whole genome shotgun sequence genome is shown below.
GAAGATTTCAATAAAATAAGTAGATTTTCATGATATCCTTATAGTGTATAGAACATGATTGGGATTAAGGCAAATTATTATAATGCTTATATACCCCCCAAAATGTGTATTGAATGTATAGAGTTCTCAACTAGAAAAGTGTAATTTAGAGCCAGGCAGCAATTTTCCGCTTGGTAAGTATTTATAGCCACAGTGCTCTCATATCACTAAATAACTGGGTTATTGATAATAGCAATTGATTCATGGAAGTTTCAGGAAGATTATTTTATTGAATTTCATTGTGCTGTAGTTTACTGTGAAATCTATATTTTAGCAATGATCATAAATAAATAGAATTTAAATTCAAATTACCTGGTTACCCAGTTAAGTGTTAAGGCACTCCACAGGACTATCCTTTTCATGCCAAAGGTACATTTATGGATTCATAGCCTGTTAGGTAAAGATACAAGTGTAAGGATTATGTAATCACATAAGGGTCTTcatacagaacatttagaatctGTCTTGTGTACGGAGTATGACATTGAGGCATAATGTAGCACTCACGCATCTTGTTCCTGTATATCTCTTGTCATAAGTCTGTATGAAGTTAAAATTTCATTTGTAAAATCTGTCCGCAATAAATGcattgaaaataaacaaattTGCCATTCATTTCTGAATATTTGTAAAAGATACAAAACATGGGTATCAAAGTCACTTTTTTGTTGACCAGCAGATATTGTTTCATTTACAAACATTacataccgttcaaaagtttggggtcacttagaaatgtccttgtttttgaaagaaaagcaacatttctgaccattaaaataacatcaaattgatctggaatacagtgtagacattgttaatgttgtaaatgactattgtagctggaaatggcagatttttaatagaatatctacataggtgtaaagaggcccattatcagcaaccatcactcatgtgttccaatggcatgttgtgttagctaatccaagtttatcattttaaaaggctagttgatcaaacccttttgcaattatgttagcacagctgaaaactgtcgtcctgattaaagaagcaataaaactggccttctttagactagttgagtatctggagaatcagcatttgtgggttcgattacaggctcaaaatgtccagaaacaaagacctttcttctgaaactcatcagtctattcttgttctgagaaatgaaagctattccatgcaagaaattgccaagaaactgaagatctcgtacaacgctgtgttctactcccttcacagaacagcgcaaactggctctaaccagaatagagtgggaggccccggtgcacaactgagcaagaggacaagtacattagagtgtctagtttgagaaacagacgcctcgtaagtcctcaactggcagcttcattaaatagtacacgcaaaacaccagtcacaacgtcaacagtgaagaggtgactccgggatgctggccttctaggcggagttcctctgtccagtgtctgtgttcttttgcccatcttaatcttttctttttattggccaattctgagatatggctttttctttgcaactctgcatagaaggccagcatcccggagtcgcctcttcactgttgacattgagactggtgtttctgtccattttgagcctgtaatcgaacccacaaatgctgatgctccagatactcaactagtctaaagaaggacagttttattgcttttttcactaggacaacagttttcagctgtgctaatataattgcaaaagggttttctaatgatcaattagccttttaaaatgataaacttggattagctaacacaatgtgccattggaacacaggtgtgatggttgctgataatgggccttttaACGCCTacgtatgtagatattccataaaaaatgtgccgtttccagctacgatagtcatgtacaacattaacaatgtctacactgtatttctgatcaatttcatgttattttaatggacaaaaatgtgcttttctttcaaaaaccagggcatttctaagtgaccccaaactgttgaacggtagtgttcACTGACTTCACCTCTTAACACATTACAAATATGTTTGTTTCCATCAAATGCAGTTTGAAGCTTATGCACTAAGCAGGTGCCGTTAGTGACATTTAGTGTCCATTAGGCACTTAGTGTGTCACACCTGTGGAGAAGGGATTCTAATCCTGATGACACAGACTGTTCCATGTCTAACGACCCCTATAAAAGGGACTCATGATTATTCCCACCACAGTGTATGAAGGAATATACAGAACGGAGAAAGTATGTGATTCATATAACTATATTTAAAATTGTTAACTAATGTGCATTTGTGGGTAgttcatatatactgtacactgtgCATATTCAATAGGTAATCATTGCAAGATGATCCCAAACTTATCTTTGATACATTCTTTTTGACTATCACATTTAGCTTGTATTTGACTAGCTTTCTTTCCAGCTCCCATGGATCTTAGCAACAGAACGGTTGTGCAGGTGGTGGTGTTGGCGTTGGTAGCTCAGGTCACTCTCTCTCAGCACTGGTCGTATGGCTGGCTACCTGGAGGGAAGAGAAGTGTAGGGGAGCTGGAGGCCACCATCAAGGCAAGTACTATTTACCTCTACATGTAACTACTGTAAGTAACTatgtctacatgtacatactgtacatgtaattGTCCTTTAAGGAAATCTACTGTCTTGAAAACCTGTGAACATTTAAATGTAGCATTTATAGGGATAGTTTGTGTGGAATATTTGTTCAAGAGGCCTTTTCAAGAGTACATAGGCAATGTATATTAATTAAACTCTGTAAGGGTGTTGCATAAAGGGTATATGGGTAATAGCATTACAAATTCCTCCTACATATTGCTATCCAGATGATGGACACGGGAGGTGTAGTGGCTCTTCCTGAGGAGACAAGTGCCCATTTCTCAGAGAGGCTGAGACCATATGATGTAGTAAGTAGTCATATTCATTTATTAGGTTAGATATTGTATTCATTGTATTCCTAATGGTCAATTATTTATGTTTCATCTGAAGATGCTAAATTGTCTCCTTGTAAAATATGTTGTAAATGATATACCAAAGTATCTGAAATAAATGTTTAGATGAGAGTATTGGCTGACAAATGGAAATCTTCCCTGAATTTAGAGAAGTGATACCTATAAATGTAGGGAGATAATGTTGCTCATGTCTGACACATCAGTATAATATAGATATACAACATAAAGCAGACTTCTGAAGTTAACACTTTGATTTCCCTAGATATTGAAGAAATGGATGCCCCATAAATAAAGAACTGTGAGACCATTATTCACAAAAGAAGCAAGAAGACAACATCAAGCAGATATTCAGCATCACTATCAACATCAATGATGGAGCAACTACAGTTCTGTCCATTTCCAACAAACATCACATTTAGATTGATGTTATTTACTTGAAGTATAACACTTTAACCTTCTGTAAAATTGTAATAAAGAGTGATTCAAAAAGAGAAGTATCTTTGTGTGTCTATTGAACGTCCTTACAATACAGGAGCTTAAGTGTCATTTCCAATCTTCGAATAATCAATTCGTGATCCGTCCACATTTTTAGGTGCAGTTGACAGACCATGAATTGATTATTACCATGCATTTGTTTTCTATGACCGACAAGCATGATCAACTTGTGATACAACAATCTTAGCATAACAACAGCTGGTAATTAAGTCAATTTATAGAACATCTATGGTGTTATTAGATTGAAACAGGGGTTTATGTCCCTTTTGTAATTAGATTATAGATTATTGCTTGTCAGTCATGCATCATTTCAAAGAGAAAATCCACAATACCAGGACATTTGTTTCACCTCAAATTTCTGTAAGAGTATATGTCACTTGTTGAATAATTTAATTTTGCATAGTTAAAAATAATTCTGAAATGTCATGAGGGTTGACATGTTTCTCATAGTTTTGCCAGGACCATAGGCATCACAAAAAGAAAATGTGTTAAAACTTTCATGTCGTTCAATAAATTGCTGTTAATTATAAAAATTGGAATTGCATATCAGGCAAGGAAAGGAATTAGCAGGGGCATATGTTTTAAAGAGAACTAATTTCTGGCAAAGCCCCACAGACAGGGTACCGTACTAATCACGTAGTGTATTAGGGGCCCATGATTCATGAACTGTACTGACACGAGGGACACCCTACACTGTTAGCGCGTGGTTGTGATGCACACCAATGAACCCAGACCACTGGTACTTTTGGGAAAAGGTGAACCGTAAAAGCATATAGAATTAGAaagaaatgaaaccactttccaTTACACTTTCAGAACAATGGTTCCTCATTTGTGATAGCTCACACTGTTAGTTTAATATTCATGGTTCAATTTGCATAATGCAATACTTTTCTTTGATGGGGAAAGACATGTATTTTACTTCAAAAGCGTACTTTACTCATTTTTGTTGCTGGAGAACATGCTCCAACTATTGCAACTAAACACATCTATGATTTTGACGGTTATAGTGTAGTTATGCCTCTTTTGCTAGAGTGATTCTTGGGTTATGTTTCTCCAGCtcatgtatttttgtttttttcataCTTTTTCACTCAAGTAACACAGAATTGGTTCATGAGGCAGGTTAGTGGTATCTATATATTTGGTTAAAATATGTTTAGGTCTACCCACACATTCATTGTATATTGTTCCAGTTGTAGCCACCACCTTCTTAAATCCCCCTTGTAATCTCTTGTTTAAAAATATAACTTTCTTTTCCAGTTTAATTGCACATCTTTTaatgcatttttatttaatttttttagcTGGTATCTATGTTTCCAAATTTGATTTAACCTCACTTTCTCCTTCCCAGACCCCCTGGTGGATATTCACTTTGTTTACCTCAAATTAAACTTCATATTGTTTACAACCTCTTAGTCCCTGAACATTTTATAGCATTTtggatttatttattaatttatttgtgGTAATGATTGGAGTGTTGGGATTCATTTCAATGTTGCCCTCATCTGCATGAAAATTATATAATTAACTTTTGATTAACCAGCTCGGCAGAGTTTGCTCCCCTATGCACACTGGTGAATGGTACCCACCGCATTCTAATGACTGTTTTCCAATTGAGTGGTGACCTTTTCATCAAAGACCTGCAACCGGAGTTAAACAACAGTGGCAAATAATCATAGTGGAGACAATGGTAGAGGCCGGCAGGCTAGGATGTCATCTTTAAATATAACAACAGAGATGAAAGCAACCTTATTGGGCTTTAGTGATGGTGGCGGAAAGCCAAGTGCTTGTTGGTTGGCCATTGTTCAAGCTTTGGAGGTCACATCCATTGGCGCATTGAGAGGGAAAGGACAGGAAGGTAGAATGGTGCATTGTTACTTGTCCTCGCTCGGAGGGAATACTATTATGAAGGGCAATACATTTTGATTCTTTGTGCCATTTATTAATCTTCAAAACAATACTTTTTTTTGATAATAGCTTCAGGAAAAAAAGAGTCTGAAAACCCGTCCATCCAAGGCTAAAGCATTTCATTGAAGTGTATCCGTCAATCAAGTACATCCAACAAACATCCATAATTTCATAATCAGTTTAGATGATTATCTACAGTATAACATATTGTCTCAATATGCTATTTTCATACATTCATCATTTAGACCAGTTAAGATTGAGTGTATGATAAAGTTGTATTCCATAGTAAGTGACTTATTATTATGTCTCTTATTATTAACAGCTTGGTGAATTTCCCATGAGGTAACTGTGAGACGGAATATGAATTGAAGTTTCATGTGGGTAGTAGGCTACTATGTTCCCGCAGGCTATAGAGAGAAGCAAAGTCAGTCTTCAGAAAGAGTTTAAATGCCAGGGAGGTCTCGATACTTCAGAGGGTACTTAAAGGGATTTTTAGCATCTCATAGTCAGGATATCCATCAAGGAACTTGGGATGACAAGGTTATGTGGGGGTATGAGGACTTTGTGAAATCATTAGCCTATTTAATGAGACAGTCTATATTATTTGGCATTTCAACTATGACAACGGTGCTGAAAAAATGAGAATAATGATTATGTTATTGTTATACTTTGGACTGTGAACAACGAAGCACCATTGCAATAAcctagttactatgcccccccaaaaaattgctcACTGAATGAAAATGGTTTCATAATATGCCACATATTTATGTTAACGTTTTGTCATATCCACATTTCCCCACATGGTGACACTCTTGAGCTGTCCGATTATGAATCTGGTCTATACCTCATCCAGCACTTCAATCATACAAGTTGAACATTCCTCAAAATCAAACAAATTAAATCAAACTGCTGTCACTTCAACCGATTGCAACATGCATGTTGTATATGTTGTTGAAAACATGAAGAatacacactacatatacaaaagtatgtggacaccacatcatattagtggattcagctatttcagccactcccattgctgacaggtttataaaatcgagcacaaagccaaaaattggcagtagaatggccttacagaagagcttagtgactttaaACGTTGCaacgtcataggataccacctttccaataagtcatttcgtcaaatttctgccctgctagagctgtcccggttaactgtaagtgctgttattgtgaagggaAAATGTCTGGGAGCAACAACTGCTCCGCTGcgtagtggtaggccacacaagctcacagaactggaccgccgagtgctgaagcgcataaaaagTGTCTGTCCTCGgtagcaacactcactactgagttccaaactgcctctagaaacaacgtcagtacaagaactattcgtcgggagcttcatgaaatgtgtttccatggccgagcagccgcggttggagcggtgtaaagctctccgccattggactctggagcagtggaaatgcgttctctggagtgatgaatcacacttcaccatctgtcagtccgaTGGACGATTCTGGGTTTGACAGATGCCActagaacgctacctgccccaatgcataatgccaactgtaaagtttggtggaggaggaatgatggTCTGGGGGCTGTttctcatggttcgggctaggccccttagttccagtgaagggaaatcttaacgctattctagaagattctgtgcttccaacttagtggcaacagtttggggaaggccctttcctgtttcagcatgaaaatgcccccatgcacaaagcgaggtccatacagaaatggtttgtcgagatcggtatagaagaatttgactggcctgcacagagccctgacctcaaccccatcgaacacctttgggatgaattggaacgctgactgcgagccatgcctaatcacccaacatcagtgcccgacctcactaacgctcttgtggctgaatggaaacaagtccccgcagtaatgtttcaacatctaatggaaagcctccttagaagagtggaggctgttaaggCAGCGAAGGGGGGagcaattccatattaatgcccatgattttggaatgagatgttaaatgagtagctgtccacatacttctggttgTGTAGTGTATTTTTAATTGTTGAGGTAGGGTTGCGCTCCGCTTGCAATCCGTTTGAGCGGCACATGCTGCTGTTTTCACAGAAGGATTTGCTAGGCTGAACAAAAGTACATAAAATACGTACTGTAAATATACATTTTCCTTTCTTAGTTACTGTAACGACAGACATTTGCTACAAGAGGAATTTGCTACGGTATGCGGCAGTTATTACACTAGACTAGGCTCCTTTATCCTTCTATGCAGGCAGGGAACCTTCCTGTTGAGAACCGAGTTCTATCCTTTGATCACAGAACAGTGTTAAAGCACTGGGAGAAGGAGTAGGTATGAAATATGAATGAATACAGCTGTGTTCTGATGGATATGTCTCAAAGTACCCCAGTAAGGCACTGCTAAAGGCAATGAAATCTGTGTTTTGGAAATATTATCTTACCAGTGAGATTCTTTCAACCATCCTAATGTGTGGTAGTTTTTCAATGTATGTTAGCATTGTTTTGtttgcacatacagtgcattcgaaaagtatttagaccccttgactttttccacattttgttgtattacagccttattctaaaattgatcaaatatttttccccctcatcaatctacacacaataccccataatgacaaagtgaaagaagtttttagaaatgtttgcaaatgtattacaaataaaaaacagaagtacctttctcagaccctttgctacgagacttgaaattgagctcaggtgcatcctgtttccattaataatccttgagatttttccttgacttgattggagtccacctgtggtaaattcaattgattggacatgatttggaaaggcccacacctgtctatataaggtcccacagctgacagtgcatgtcagagaaaaaaacaagccatgaggtacAAATCTGGGgggagggtaccaaaacatttatgcagcactgaagaacacagtggccccaatatcacattcttaaatggaaaaagtttggaaccaccaagactcttcctagatctggccgcccacccaaactgagcattcagtggagaagggccttggtcagggaggtgaccaagaaacccaATGGTCACGCTGATAGAGCGGgagaccttccagaaggacaaccatctttttttaacctttatttaactaggcaagtcagttgagaacaaattcttatttacaatgacagcctagtgggttaactgccttgttcagaaagtcagatttttaccttgtcagctcagggattcaatctagcaacctttcggttactggcccaacgatctaaccactaggctacctgccgcccctgaagcactccaccaaccagacggaagccactcctcagtaaaaggcacgcaagcccgcttggagtttgccaaaaggcatgaaaaggactctcagaccatgaaaaacaagattctctggtctgatgaaaccaagatggaactctttggcctgaatgccaagcgtcatgtctggaggaaacctagcaccgtccctacagtgaagcatggtggtggcagcatcattctgtggggttgtttttcagtggcagtgactgggaaactagtcaggatcgagggaaagatgaacgaagcaaagtacagggagatccttgatgaaaacctgctccagagggctcaggacctcagactggggcaaagtttcaccttacaaaaggacaacgaccctaagcacacagccaagacaacgcaggagtggcttcgggacaagtctttgaatgtccttgagtggtttcagcaagagcccggacttgaacccgatcgaacatctctggagagacctgaaaatagctgtgcagcgacgctccccatccaacctgacagagcttgagaagatctgcatagaagaatgggagaaactccccaaatacaggtgtgccaagcttctagcgtcatacccaagaagacttgaggctgtaatcgatgccgaaggtgcttcaacaaattactgagtaaagggtctgaatacttatatgtgatacatttgcatatattttttaaaacctgttttttggggtattgtgtgtagattgatgagatgttttttttaaatacattttagaataaggctgtaacaactaCATATgcaaaaagtcaagaggtctgaatactttccaaatgcactgtagattaGACATGAAACATGCAGAATGTGGAAGGAATTGACCCAAAACGATTgtgatgtactgtatactgtaaataACAATACAATTCATTTTGTTTGATTTTGAAATCTCTTTTAGACAAATGGAATATGAGGTTTAAGAACAAGCTGTAGTGCCAGAGTTCCTATATATGGTATGAGATCACTTAACAGCGGATGAGGTGTTTGAGGTGTTTGAGGCATTGTTACCACCGTGTGCAGCTTTTCATTTCCTAATGCCCATTAGAAGCTGTGACTCATTGGAGGGTATAAGTTAATAATGTACTGTAGAACTGATGATGTAATCTGAATTAAGGGGGATATCATCATCACATGAACTTTTTTGAATGAAACATTAGTATATTCTGGTGACCTCGTACTTTTGAGACATATCCTTCTCTTGTTGCCCACTCTTTCATCTTTTCATCTTGAAATGCCAGCCTTTGGACCAGAGATTAGATAATGTCCCTGTACTGTTAGAGGGAAGCTCTGTGCCTGGCTTGATTACCCTTACTGACTGTGTGGCTGCCCCCATGCCAGGGCCAAACCACGCTTAGATCCTTTCAGAGATGGGTCATAACAGTAACAGTACTTACGTGATAATTTGGGTACACCAATTCCCATGACCCACCACATCTAACACTGGGCCCATGCCATAAACCTTCCTCCCAAGACTCTTCCACCTACGCTGGCCTCTATGGCATGTCCCCTAAGTATGTTTTAGCCCGTCGCTACACAGCAATTAGCAGTATATTGCAAGCTGTGAGGGAAGACAGAATCCCTGTCCACGTTTCAACTCCAGATCACGAGTCTCCAACCCGACTTCAAGGCAAGCCATGCAATTAGCCACACAATGATAATGTGTTATAGTGGAACAAAGATGGGGGGGGGGACCGTGCTGGGGTGAGGGCGAGGGGGATGCTAATAGGGGAGGGGGATATGGAGACAAAATGAATGGGATTATCAAACATACAGTATGCAGTGATGAATTACATTCTGGCCTCTAATTATCCATTCCTTTTATGTGTGGACCAACAGTGTGTTTTTTGTATACTAGCCATCTGTGGCCATTGGTCTTCAGATCGCACACTGGGGTTCTAGCTTTTATTTCTTGTAAGAAAGGAGTTCTAGAGGTAGCTCATGCAGCTAAGCTGCTGAGAAGAAAAGGGGAGATCCACTGACACGTTTCTCAGTTGACCTTGCAC
Proteins encoded:
- the LOC115193385 gene encoding progonadoliberin-3, which produces MDLSNRTVVQVVVLALVAQVTLSQHWSYGWLPGGKRSVGELEATIKMMDTGGVVALPEETSAHFSERLRPYDVILKKWMPHK